Proteins encoded within one genomic window of Cellulomonas xiejunii:
- the leuS gene encoding leucine--tRNA ligase, which yields MSDQSPTPAPDDVPFRYTAALAQEIELRWQDEWEKRGTFFTPNPVGPLTDGRGRHADPAARPFFVMDMFPYPSGAGLHIGHPLGYIATDVVGRFRRMCGDNVLHALAFDAFGLPAEQFAVQTGQHPRVTTEANIAIMQRQLRRLGLAHDPRRSFATIDPDYVRWTQWIFLQIFESWYDEDAVRPDGGTGRARPVAELVEEYAAGTRPLPTDVEGVTEGATWADLDEGTRRRVVDTRRLAYLSETPVNWAPGLGTVLANEEVTSDGRSERGNMPVFQRSLRQWNMRITAYADRLTDDLERIDWPEKVKSMQRHWIGRSTGARVRFAVQGGEQVEVFTTRPDTLFGATFLVVSPEHPLLDEVPAQWPDGTSSAWTGGHVSPTDAVADYRRQAAAKTAVERQQDAGRKTGVFTGHLAANPVNGDLLPVFTADYVLMGYGTGAIMAVPGGDERDFQFAEAFGLPVVYTVDAPEGTPPGARTGSGTVINSANAEISLDGLEVDEAKDRIVAWLEGKGLGERTVTYRLRDWLFSRQRYWGEPFPIVYDEHDTPIALPLSALPVELPEVPDFSPRTYAPDDAESEPEPPLGRNTDWLYVELDLGDGPKRYRRDANTMPNWAGSCWYYLRYLDPHSDDVLVDPALEEYWMGPGHGAQPEGSTGGVDLYVGGVEHAVLHLLYARFWHKVLYDLGHVRSAEPFHKLFNQGYIQAYAYTDERGVYVPASEVVEDESSPTGFRWDGQPVNREYGKIGKSLKNAVSPDEMYEAYGADTLRVYEMSMGPLDLSRPWETRAVVGAQRFLQRLWRNVVDETTGEVVVSDDDPPVETLRVLHRTIADVREDMAAMRINTAIAKLIVLNNHLTTLERAPRSVVEALVVMTAPVAPHVTEELWARLGHDESVVHATYPQADPQYLVEDTVTCVFQVQGKVRGRAEVAPSVGDDELRELALADEGVQRALAGRDVRTVVVRAPKLVNVVPV from the coding sequence GTGAGCGATCAGTCCCCGACCCCGGCCCCCGACGACGTCCCGTTCCGCTACACCGCTGCCCTCGCGCAGGAGATCGAGCTCCGCTGGCAGGACGAGTGGGAGAAGCGCGGCACGTTCTTCACGCCCAACCCGGTCGGCCCGCTCACGGACGGCCGCGGTCGCCACGCCGACCCGGCGGCCCGCCCGTTCTTCGTCATGGACATGTTCCCGTACCCGTCGGGCGCGGGGCTGCACATCGGCCACCCCCTGGGCTACATCGCGACGGACGTCGTCGGGCGCTTCCGGCGGATGTGCGGCGACAACGTGCTGCACGCCCTGGCGTTCGACGCGTTCGGTCTGCCCGCCGAGCAGTTCGCCGTGCAGACCGGCCAGCACCCGCGGGTGACGACCGAGGCGAACATCGCGATCATGCAGCGCCAGCTGCGCCGTCTGGGTCTCGCGCACGACCCGCGCCGGTCGTTCGCGACCATCGACCCCGACTACGTGCGCTGGACGCAGTGGATCTTCCTGCAGATCTTCGAGTCCTGGTACGACGAGGACGCGGTCCGTCCGGACGGCGGCACCGGCCGCGCACGTCCCGTGGCCGAGCTCGTCGAGGAGTACGCCGCCGGTACCCGGCCGCTTCCGACCGACGTCGAGGGCGTCACCGAGGGCGCGACGTGGGCCGACCTGGACGAGGGCACGCGCCGCCGCGTCGTCGACACGCGCCGCCTGGCGTACCTGTCGGAGACCCCCGTCAACTGGGCCCCGGGTCTGGGGACCGTCCTGGCCAACGAGGAGGTCACGTCCGACGGACGCTCCGAGCGCGGCAACATGCCGGTGTTCCAGCGCAGCCTGCGGCAGTGGAACATGCGCATCACGGCGTACGCGGACCGCCTGACCGACGACCTCGAGCGCATCGACTGGCCCGAGAAGGTCAAGTCGATGCAGCGGCACTGGATCGGACGCTCGACGGGCGCCCGCGTCCGGTTCGCGGTGCAGGGCGGCGAGCAGGTCGAGGTCTTCACGACCCGGCCCGACACGCTGTTCGGTGCCACGTTCCTCGTCGTGTCGCCCGAGCACCCGCTGCTGGACGAGGTCCCCGCGCAGTGGCCTGACGGCACGTCGAGCGCCTGGACGGGCGGGCACGTCTCACCGACGGACGCCGTGGCCGACTACCGCCGCCAGGCGGCGGCCAAGACCGCCGTGGAGCGTCAGCAGGACGCGGGACGCAAGACCGGTGTCTTCACGGGCCACCTGGCCGCCAACCCGGTGAACGGCGACCTGCTGCCGGTCTTCACGGCGGACTACGTGCTCATGGGCTACGGCACGGGCGCGATCATGGCGGTCCCGGGCGGTGACGAGCGCGACTTCCAGTTCGCCGAGGCCTTCGGGCTGCCGGTCGTCTACACGGTCGACGCACCCGAGGGGACGCCCCCGGGCGCACGGACGGGCAGCGGCACGGTCATCAACTCGGCCAACGCGGAGATCAGCCTGGACGGCCTGGAGGTCGACGAGGCGAAGGACCGCATCGTCGCGTGGCTGGAGGGCAAGGGCCTTGGCGAGCGGACGGTCACGTACCGGCTGCGGGACTGGCTCTTCAGCCGGCAGCGCTACTGGGGCGAGCCGTTCCCGATCGTCTACGACGAGCACGACACGCCGATCGCCCTGCCGCTGTCGGCCCTGCCGGTCGAGCTGCCCGAGGTTCCGGACTTCTCCCCGCGCACCTACGCGCCGGACGACGCGGAGTCCGAGCCCGAGCCCCCGCTGGGCCGCAACACCGACTGGCTGTACGTCGAGCTCGACCTGGGCGACGGGCCCAAGCGCTACCGCAGGGACGCCAACACGATGCCCAACTGGGCAGGTTCGTGCTGGTACTACCTGAGGTACCTGGACCCGCACTCGGACGACGTGCTCGTCGACCCCGCCCTCGAGGAGTACTGGATGGGCCCGGGGCACGGCGCGCAGCCGGAGGGCTCCACCGGTGGCGTCGACCTGTACGTCGGCGGCGTCGAGCACGCCGTCCTGCACCTGCTCTACGCCCGGTTCTGGCACAAGGTGCTCTACGACCTGGGCCACGTCCGCAGTGCCGAGCCGTTCCACAAGCTGTTCAACCAGGGCTACATCCAGGCGTACGCGTACACCGACGAGCGCGGCGTGTACGTGCCCGCGTCCGAGGTCGTGGAGGACGAGAGCTCGCCGACCGGCTTCCGGTGGGACGGGCAGCCCGTCAACCGCGAGTACGGCAAGATCGGCAAGTCGCTGAAGAACGCCGTGTCGCCGGACGAGATGTACGAGGCGTACGGCGCCGACACGCTGCGCGTCTACGAGATGTCGATGGGTCCGCTGGACCTGTCGCGTCCGTGGGAGACGCGCGCCGTCGTGGGGGCCCAGCGGTTCCTGCAGCGCCTGTGGCGCAACGTGGTCGACGAGACCACCGGTGAGGTGGTCGTCTCCGACGACGACCCGCCGGTCGAGACGCTGCGCGTCCTGCACCGCACGATCGCCGACGTGCGTGAGGACATGGCGGCGATGCGGATCAACACCGCGATCGCCAAGCTCATCGTCCTCAACAACCACCTGACGACGCTCGAGCGCGCGCCGCGGTCGGTCGTCGAGGCCCTCGTCGTCATGACCGCGCCGGTCGCACCGCACGTCACCGAGGAGCTGTGGGCCCGGCTCGGTCACGACGAGTCGGTCGTGCACGCCACCTACCCGCAGGCCGACCCGCAGTACCTGGTGGAGGACACCGTGACGTGCGTGTTCCAGGTCCAGGGCAAGGTGCGGGGCCGCGCCGAGGTCGCGCCGTCCGTCGGTGACGACGAGCTGCGCGAGCTCGCGCTCGCCGACGAGGGCGTGCAGCGCGCGCTCGCGGGCCGGGACGTGCGCACGGTCGTCGTGCGCGCACCGAAGCTCGTCAACGTGGTGCCGGTCTGA
- a CDS encoding ComEA family DNA-binding protein: MPLDRSRVPPDVARRLAVLAAHLEDVRDARPGGESSTPASAAVTGWVPRPPAPGDRSAGAPPVARARGPVAPAHDEPTGDAPVPHPPVHPPLAEPDADPWHPSVTSALAVAAASRPPVPAAVVRWAPGWRTAGAAVLVLALVMGGIVLRAAAAPRGEPVAVPTPAVVGPDAGAREPVDVPDQVVVHVVGAVAQPAVVRLALGARVAEAIAAAGGSTPEADLATVNLARVLADGEQLVVPVVGAAVVAAVPDASDGLVDLNAASAAELEELPGVGPVLAGRIVEHRTAQPFTTVDELDDVAGIGPALLADLRTRVRV; encoded by the coding sequence GTGCCCCTCGACCGCTCCCGTGTCCCGCCGGACGTCGCGCGTCGGCTGGCCGTGCTCGCCGCCCACCTGGAGGACGTCCGGGATGCACGGCCCGGGGGCGAGTCGTCGACACCCGCGTCCGCCGCGGTCACGGGCTGGGTTCCCCGTCCTCCCGCACCCGGCGACCGGTCCGCCGGGGCCCCGCCGGTCGCGCGCGCCCGTGGTCCCGTGGCACCGGCGCACGACGAGCCGACCGGTGACGCACCCGTGCCGCACCCGCCGGTGCACCCGCCGCTGGCCGAGCCCGACGCGGACCCGTGGCACCCGAGCGTGACCTCGGCACTGGCCGTCGCCGCCGCGTCACGACCCCCGGTGCCGGCGGCGGTCGTCCGCTGGGCGCCGGGCTGGCGGACGGCCGGCGCCGCCGTCCTCGTGCTCGCACTCGTCATGGGAGGGATCGTGCTGCGCGCGGCTGCCGCGCCACGCGGTGAGCCGGTCGCCGTCCCGACGCCCGCGGTGGTCGGCCCCGACGCGGGGGCGCGGGAGCCGGTCGACGTGCCGGACCAGGTCGTCGTCCACGTGGTCGGCGCGGTCGCGCAGCCCGCCGTGGTGCGGCTCGCCCTCGGCGCGAGGGTCGCCGAGGCGATCGCCGCAGCGGGCGGGAGCACCCCCGAGGCGGACCTGGCGACGGTGAACCTGGCCCGCGTCCTGGCCGACGGCGAGCAGCTCGTCGTGCCGGTGGTCGGTGCCGCGGTGGTCGCGGCGGTGCCTGACGCGTCGGACGGGCTCGTCGACCTCAACGCGGCGTCGGCAGCCGAGCTCGAGGAGCTGCCGGGGGTCGGCCCGGTGCTCGCCGGGCGCATCGTGGAGCACCGCACCGCGCAGCCGTTCACGACGGTCGACGAGCTGGACGACGTGGCGGGCATCGGCCCGGCCCTGCTCGCCGACCTCCGGACACGGGTGCGGGTGTGA
- a CDS encoding ComEC/Rec2 family competence protein, with protein sequence MTGGPAAASVAVDLRLVPPALAAWGAALLVVLAPQVAARAARPAGFLVAVAGIVVLGAAVRVVATGCGRAVERGGHDVPRRRHVLPAAAMSLATAAVVLVSGAAAQEARAPGLLLTAVDGERSVEVVGRVSVGPQQVRGDERSVVRFTVMASAVRVDGTWHRLRLPVDVTGPQGAPLDAAVHLRGVPTASAPDERAALRVRLREEPVVTGPPRAMHTWAGQVRDGARTVAGPLPPDVRGLLPAVTVGDTDAVPADLVVAMRAAGLAHVTAVSGAHFAILGALVLAVTAAAGAPLPVRAAAAAAAGAGLLLVVGPEPSVVRAAVMGGVGLVGLLAGRRAAGPAALSGAVVALLVTDPWLSLDVGFVLSVAATAGLVVLGGPLVEVWAARCGRDLAALLAAPVAAQVGCLPVTLALWPTLGPWSVAANIAVVPAVAPATVLGLLAALLAAPWPAAADVAAAGAGAACWWIAGVARGAAGMPGAALAWWPGVGGAVAAVLVVVGVAVLALRRAPST encoded by the coding sequence GTGACGGGCGGCCCCGCGGCTGCGTCCGTGGCGGTCGACCTGCGGCTCGTCCCCCCGGCGCTCGCCGCCTGGGGCGCAGCGCTGCTGGTCGTGCTCGCCCCGCAGGTCGCGGCCCGGGCGGCACGTCCGGCGGGGTTCCTGGTCGCCGTGGCCGGGATCGTCGTGCTGGGCGCGGCCGTGCGGGTGGTCGCGACCGGCTGCGGGCGAGCCGTGGAGCGGGGCGGCCACGACGTGCCGCGGCGGCGGCACGTGCTGCCGGCGGCCGCGATGAGTCTCGCGACGGCGGCCGTGGTCCTGGTCTCGGGTGCCGCGGCGCAGGAGGCCCGGGCGCCTGGGCTCCTCCTCACGGCGGTGGACGGTGAGCGCTCGGTCGAGGTCGTCGGTCGGGTGTCCGTCGGGCCGCAGCAGGTGCGCGGTGACGAGCGTTCGGTGGTGCGGTTCACGGTCATGGCGTCCGCCGTCCGGGTGGACGGGACATGGCACCGCCTGCGGCTGCCGGTGGACGTCACGGGACCGCAGGGTGCGCCTCTCGACGCGGCCGTCCACCTGCGTGGGGTCCCGACCGCGTCGGCGCCGGACGAGCGTGCAGCGCTCCGCGTGCGGCTGCGGGAGGAACCCGTGGTCACCGGACCACCGCGGGCGATGCACACGTGGGCCGGACAGGTCCGCGACGGCGCGCGGACCGTTGCGGGACCCCTGCCGCCGGACGTCCGCGGGCTGCTCCCTGCGGTGACCGTCGGGGACACCGACGCGGTGCCGGCCGACCTGGTCGTCGCGATGCGCGCCGCCGGGCTGGCTCACGTCACCGCCGTGTCCGGTGCGCACTTCGCGATCCTGGGCGCCCTGGTGCTGGCCGTCACAGCGGCCGCGGGGGCGCCGCTGCCGGTGCGTGCCGCCGCGGCGGCGGCAGCAGGAGCCGGGCTCCTGCTGGTGGTCGGACCCGAACCCAGCGTGGTCCGGGCCGCCGTGATGGGCGGCGTCGGCCTCGTCGGCCTGCTCGCGGGGCGGCGCGCGGCCGGACCGGCAGCGTTGTCCGGCGCGGTCGTCGCGCTGCTCGTCACCGACCCGTGGCTGTCGCTCGACGTCGGCTTCGTGCTCTCGGTCGCCGCGACCGCGGGTCTCGTCGTGCTGGGTGGACCGCTCGTGGAGGTGTGGGCCGCACGGTGCGGCCGGGACCTCGCCGCACTGCTGGCGGCGCCGGTCGCGGCCCAGGTCGGGTGCCTGCCCGTGACGCTCGCGCTGTGGCCCACGCTCGGACCGTGGTCCGTCGCCGCGAACATCGCGGTCGTGCCCGCGGTGGCGCCCGCGACCGTGCTGGGGCTGCTCGCCGCGCTGCTCGCGGCACCGTGGCCGGCAGCGGCCGACGTGGCCGCGGCGGGTGCCGGAGCCGCGTGCTGGTGGATCGCGGGGGTGGCCCGTGGTGCGGCCGGGATGCCGGGTGCCGCGCTCGCGTGGTGGCCGGGAGTGGGGGGAGCGGTGGCGGCCGTGCTCGTCGTCGTGGGGGTGGCGGTGCTCGCGCTGCGTCGGGCGCCGTCGACGTGA
- a CDS encoding DegV family protein, which translates to MPPHPRVAVVTDSTAALPPGLAQDVGLHVVPLDVSIDGAWYAEGVDVSPEQLLHALERGAKVTTSQPPPSAFAAAYERAAAAGAHEIVSVHLSGDMSGTVRSARTASTVSPVPVRVVDSRTAALGLGFAALAAAQHARTPLDDGPQEPPDDGLGGAVRRWVTRTVHRAGPAPVWPDAAQVAQVAGAAAESARVWFLVDSLEHLRRGGRLGAGAAALGTVLGLRPILSVQDGRLVVCEKVRTRKAARDRLEQLALAELAGRPAARLAVHHVGPADAAEEVAAHLALAVGVRTADVLVADAGAVLAAHVGPGLLAVVVADV; encoded by the coding sequence GTGCCGCCCCACCCCCGGGTCGCGGTCGTCACGGACTCGACGGCCGCGCTGCCGCCGGGTCTGGCGCAGGACGTCGGTCTGCACGTCGTGCCCCTCGACGTCAGCATCGACGGCGCGTGGTACGCCGAGGGGGTCGACGTGAGCCCGGAGCAGCTGCTGCACGCCCTCGAACGGGGAGCGAAGGTCACGACGTCGCAGCCGCCGCCCTCGGCGTTCGCGGCGGCCTACGAGCGGGCCGCGGCAGCCGGTGCGCACGAGATCGTGTCGGTCCACCTGTCCGGGGACATGTCCGGGACCGTGCGCTCGGCGCGCACCGCCTCGACCGTCAGCCCGGTGCCGGTCCGCGTCGTGGACTCGCGGACCGCCGCGCTCGGGCTCGGCTTCGCGGCCCTCGCCGCTGCCCAGCACGCCCGGACACCGCTCGACGACGGGCCGCAGGAGCCGCCCGACGACGGTCTCGGCGGGGCTGTCCGCCGGTGGGTGACCCGCACGGTGCACCGCGCCGGGCCCGCGCCGGTGTGGCCCGACGCCGCGCAGGTCGCGCAGGTCGCCGGGGCGGCTGCCGAGAGCGCCCGGGTGTGGTTCCTCGTCGACTCGCTCGAGCACCTGCGCCGGGGTGGGCGCCTGGGCGCGGGCGCCGCGGCGCTCGGCACCGTCCTGGGACTGCGTCCGATCCTGTCGGTGCAGGACGGTCGGCTGGTCGTGTGCGAGAAGGTCCGCACGCGCAAGGCAGCGCGCGACCGGCTGGAGCAGCTGGCTCTCGCCGAGCTCGCGGGGCGACCCGCCGCGCGCCTCGCCGTGCACCACGTCGGACCGGCCGACGCCGCCGAGGAGGTCGCCGCCCACCTGGCGCTCGCCGTGGGCGTCCGGACGGCCGACGTGCTCGTCGCCGACGCGGGCGCGGTTCTCGCGGCGCACGTCGGGCCCGGTCTGCTCGCGGTCGTCGTCGCGGACGTCTAG